The genomic stretch TAGGTACTGCCCATTTTCTGTGCCGAGATGGTAAGGTACATAGTTGTTATCTTAATTGATGTTTCAGGCTTTCAAAATCCCCGATGCCCATATTGATTTTCAGATATGGCTTTCCCATCATAGGCTCCACCTTTTCCACATTATGGAGGATTTCATTGCAGCGTTTTTTATATTCATTGAATTCTAGAAGCATTCTATCATGCTCTGTTTTCGGTACGGTGTTTTTAGGCTCCAAAAAATTCTTTTGCTCTTCCTTAAATTGGATTGGTCTAGACTTGGGTTTCCTCCCATCCTTTACATAGGCTTCGTAAAGTATCAACATCATTTCATAGGTGGGTCGGATACTG from Flagellimonas oceani encodes the following:
- a CDS encoding BfmA/BtgA family mobilization protein, giving the protein MEKQSTNGRTKKGNGGYSNITIKKETVTRFRTYSKKFNRSHSDVLDAMIQYFKENNLDPFGEGTKIILDSIKKLEVKMMKKFDRLIAIIKNMEKTSIRPTYEMMLILYEAYVKDGRKPKSRPIQFKEEQKNFLEPKNTVPKTEHDRMLLEFNEYKKRCNEILHNVEKVEPMMGKPYLKINMGIGDFESLKHQLR